The following proteins are co-located in the Streptomyces sp. DT2A-34 genome:
- a CDS encoding alkaline phosphatase, whose amino-acid sequence MTGVSGSVSPDRRRFLTAGAAVLGAAASAQLWLPTAARAAETPLPDGVFSLGVASGDPLPDGVVLWTRLAPDPLNGGGMPDRVVSVEWEVAEDERFGKPVRRGVAQARPELGHSVHVDVRRLRPGRTYWYRFRASGQISPTGRTRTAPHPHSSGGRLRMALASCQNWQHGWFTPYADMLAQDPDFVLFVGDYIYESTPSATGVRRHEGTGEPYSLVQYRNRYAQYRTDPDLAAMHANAPWVVTFDDHEVDNDFAGEIPQDPGKQPHDAFVARLTAAYQAYYEHMPVRASAIPNGPHIQMYRRLEFGRLARLSVLDTRQYRSDQATSQEGAQDPSLTMLGAEQKQWLLDGLHDSPARWNMIGSQIMMAETDLKVGEGKLWYYDAWDGYQVERGALMQELKQVRNPVVFTGDRHLTMISDLKEDYADPDSDVVGAEFVGTSISSNGDQDQAAFHKEWDPRLPDNPHWKLLDAHRGYHLFDIRRDGIDAQVRIVDTVRQQTATPSTLARLRVEAGQPGVEVV is encoded by the coding sequence ATGACCGGTGTTTCCGGATCCGTATCGCCCGACCGACGTCGCTTTCTGACCGCGGGCGCCGCGGTGCTCGGAGCCGCGGCCTCCGCCCAGCTGTGGCTGCCGACCGCCGCCCGAGCCGCCGAAACACCGCTGCCCGACGGCGTGTTCAGCCTCGGCGTCGCCTCCGGCGACCCGCTGCCCGACGGCGTCGTGCTGTGGACGCGGCTCGCCCCGGATCCGCTGAACGGCGGTGGCATGCCCGACCGCGTCGTCTCCGTCGAGTGGGAGGTCGCCGAGGACGAACGGTTCGGAAAGCCGGTGCGCCGCGGTGTGGCCCAGGCCCGGCCCGAGCTGGGGCACAGCGTCCACGTGGACGTACGACGGCTGCGCCCGGGGCGTACGTACTGGTACCGCTTCCGCGCGAGCGGCCAGATCTCGCCCACCGGCCGCACCCGCACCGCCCCCCACCCGCACAGCTCCGGCGGCCGGCTGCGCATGGCGCTGGCCTCCTGCCAGAACTGGCAGCACGGCTGGTTCACGCCGTACGCCGACATGCTGGCCCAGGACCCCGACTTCGTCCTCTTCGTCGGCGACTACATCTACGAGTCCACGCCGTCGGCGACGGGCGTGCGCCGGCACGAGGGCACGGGTGAGCCGTACAGCCTGGTCCAGTACCGCAACCGGTACGCCCAGTACCGCACCGACCCGGACCTCGCCGCGATGCACGCGAACGCGCCCTGGGTGGTCACCTTCGACGACCACGAGGTCGACAACGACTTCGCCGGAGAGATACCGCAGGACCCCGGCAAGCAGCCGCACGACGCCTTCGTGGCCCGCCTCACCGCGGCCTACCAGGCGTACTACGAGCACATGCCGGTCCGGGCGAGCGCCATCCCGAACGGCCCGCACATCCAGATGTACCGCCGCCTGGAGTTCGGCCGCCTGGCCCGGCTCAGTGTGCTGGACACCCGGCAGTACCGCAGCGACCAGGCCACCAGCCAGGAAGGCGCCCAGGACCCCTCGCTCACCATGCTCGGCGCCGAGCAGAAGCAGTGGCTCCTCGACGGGCTGCATGACTCGCCGGCCCGCTGGAACATGATCGGCTCGCAGATCATGATGGCCGAGACCGACCTCAAGGTCGGCGAGGGCAAGCTCTGGTACTACGACGCCTGGGACGGCTACCAGGTCGAACGAGGCGCCCTGATGCAGGAGTTGAAGCAGGTCCGCAACCCGGTCGTGTTCACCGGCGACCGCCACCTCACCATGATCAGCGACCTCAAGGAGGACTACGCCGACCCGGACTCCGACGTCGTGGGCGCGGAGTTCGTGGGGACGTCCATCTCCAGCAACGGCGACCAGGACCAGGCCGCCTTCCACAAGGAGTGGGACCCGCGCCTGCCGGACAACCCGCACTGGAAGCTGCTCGACGCGCACCGCGGCTACCACCTCTTCGACATCCGCCGCGACGGCATCGACGCGCAGGTCAGGATCGTGGACACGGTGCGTCAGCAGACGGCCACGCCGAGCACGCTGGCGCGGCTGCGGGTCGAGGCGGGGCAGCCGGGCGTCGAGGTCGTGTAG
- a CDS encoding FG-GAP-like repeat-containing protein, protein MKRRKGTWRTGLAVVMAVTGAAALPAAQAAGDTPSATAKPRDDFNGDGYADLAVAAPEATVDGKTRAGYVAVVYGSASGLDTASKQVISQNSAGVTDSAETDDRFGSAVSTADLDRDGYADLIVGVTGEDSVEGGAETGLVQVVWGGANGLSGGAALAYGHHTYDRLSAKDQLTVGDVNGDGATDLVVVESLTKLRIVKGPFGRDGSASGGEQIVHDDSDPRFLDLATGDVNGDGIDDVVAAMNDGDEYDARRVTYWQGTKDGLAEGVVLRDSRDWRVQGGESLDLGDVNGDGYEDIVVGRPVDGYDSDLDTPIPKGGRVAFIPGSASGPVGTKAMYVNQDSAGVPGAAERMDGFGSDVSVADANGDGYADVSTGVPGEDFSGLSNAGGAIVLRGSASGLTGTGAAGVNQDTTGVPGAAENSDAFGRTTHLVDGNGDGRAELVVGAPGENANAGSVWVFKSTSAGITPTGSFTFGAGTLGTVAANAKLGSGFNS, encoded by the coding sequence ATGAAGAGGCGCAAGGGAACCTGGCGCACGGGACTCGCCGTCGTCATGGCGGTGACGGGAGCGGCCGCGCTGCCCGCCGCCCAGGCCGCCGGGGATACTCCGTCGGCCACGGCGAAGCCCAGGGACGACTTCAACGGCGACGGCTACGCCGACCTCGCCGTGGCGGCGCCCGAGGCGACCGTGGACGGGAAGACGCGCGCCGGGTATGTCGCCGTGGTGTACGGCTCGGCGAGCGGGCTCGACACCGCGTCCAAGCAGGTCATCAGCCAGAACAGCGCCGGGGTCACCGACTCCGCCGAGACCGACGACCGGTTCGGCAGCGCGGTCAGCACCGCCGACCTGGACCGGGACGGGTACGCGGACCTGATCGTCGGCGTCACCGGCGAGGACTCCGTCGAAGGGGGCGCCGAGACCGGGCTCGTGCAGGTCGTCTGGGGCGGGGCGAACGGGCTGTCGGGCGGTGCGGCGCTGGCGTACGGGCACCACACCTACGACCGGCTCAGCGCCAAGGACCAGCTCACCGTCGGCGATGTGAACGGTGACGGGGCGACCGACCTGGTGGTCGTGGAGAGCCTCACCAAGCTGCGGATCGTCAAGGGGCCCTTCGGACGGGACGGTTCCGCGAGCGGCGGGGAGCAGATCGTGCACGACGACTCCGATCCCCGCTTCCTGGACCTGGCCACCGGTGACGTGAACGGTGACGGCATCGACGACGTCGTCGCCGCCATGAACGACGGCGACGAGTACGACGCCCGCCGCGTCACGTACTGGCAGGGCACGAAGGACGGCCTCGCCGAGGGTGTCGTGCTCCGCGACAGCAGGGACTGGCGGGTGCAGGGCGGCGAGTCGCTCGACCTGGGTGATGTGAACGGCGACGGCTACGAGGACATCGTGGTGGGGCGCCCTGTGGACGGCTACGACAGCGACCTCGACACTCCGATCCCCAAGGGCGGCCGGGTCGCCTTCATCCCGGGTTCCGCGAGCGGGCCCGTCGGCACCAAGGCGATGTACGTCAACCAGGACAGTGCCGGAGTGCCGGGCGCCGCCGAGCGGATGGACGGTTTCGGTTCCGACGTCTCGGTCGCCGATGCCAACGGCGACGGGTACGCCGATGTCTCGACGGGCGTGCCGGGCGAGGACTTCAGCGGGCTGAGCAACGCCGGCGGCGCCATCGTGCTGCGCGGCAGCGCGAGCGGCCTGACCGGCACCGGCGCCGCGGGGGTCAACCAGGACACCACCGGTGTGCCGGGCGCGGCGGAGAACAGCGACGCCTTCGGCCGCACCACCCACCTCGTCGACGGCAACGGCGACGGCCGCGCCGAACTCGTCGTCGGCGCACCGGGGGAGAACGCGAACGCCGGGTCGGTGTGGGTGTTCAAGTCCACGTCGGCCGGCATCACCCCGACCGGCTCGTTCACCTTCGGCGCAGGCACCCTCGGCACGGTCGCCGCGAACGCGAAGCTGGGCTCCGGGTTCAACTCCTGA